Part of the Streptomyces sp. NBC_01264 genome, TCCCGCGTCGAGCAGGAACCCGTTCAGGTAGTGCCGCAGGTCGATCGCACCCAGGTACTCGTCCCCTTCGGCGATCCACCAGTACGTGGCGTGGACGCGTCCGCCCAGGAGCGGCACCGCGCGGTCCCCGTAGCTCCACAGCCGCTCCGTCCAGGCGGTGAAGCCCTCGAGGGTGTCCACGTCGTCGTCGGAGCCGAGCCCGGCGCCGTCCATGTGGGCGTCGGGCCCCCATTCCTCCTGCGCGGCGAGCCAGGAGGCGTACAGACGGGGGGTGGGGGTGATCAGCTCGGGCATGAACGGACGATAACGGTCCGCGGAAACCGCCCCGGGACGTGCCCTGGTCCCCCTTTTGGCCAACCTGATCCCCCCTTTGGTCAACCTGGTCCCCCTTTTAGTCAATGGGTATCGATTATATTGGGGTCATGACCGAAATGCCCCGTGGTGTGGATGCCCAGCGTGTCCACCACGCCCTGGCCGTACCGTCACGTCAGCGTCTGATGACCCTGCTGCGGGAGGCGGACGGCCTGCTGGGCGTGGATGACTTGGCCGCTGCCACGGGGCTTTCGGTCGCCACCGTCCGGCACCACCTGGCCACCCTGGCCGAGGCGGGCCTGGTCGCGGCCACCGCCTCGGCCGGGCCTGGCCGGGGCCGTCCGAGACTGCGGTACGCCGCCACCCGGCCCGACCCCCAGGAA contains:
- a CDS encoding GNAT family N-acetyltransferase, which gives rise to MPELITPTPRLYASWLAAQEEWGPDAHMDGAGLGSDDDVDTLEGFTAWTERLWSYGDRAVPLLGGRVHATYWWIAEGDEYLGAIDLRHYLNGFLLDAGGHIGYSVRPSARRRGLATWALGEVVYEARLLGIDRVLLTCDPGNQASIRTIEGNGGILEDVRETLIGPKRRYWIDL